A window of Corallococcus macrosporus DSM 14697 contains these coding sequences:
- a CDS encoding GspE/PulE family protein, with translation MSGVGGTAPQKSRDDFTTLFVLEALVAQGLLQPQQAQEVLAREGAARARVLKAQGATGGKEAARYDVSPVEIVAAFQVPLSNGRGVLDEDRVTEAAARAAGMTYRKIDPLKLDMALATRTVSRPYAQKHVLLPLERTPQGRLLVAVANPFDRELFESFHRLTGLPVEPVLSAKADILKSISDIYGFKKTLARAADDFSAAAGAQVANFEQLVSLSGTQELEASDRPVVQAVDYLLRYAFDNRASDIHIEPKRTTSVVRLRIDGVLHPVHTLPAPVHPPIVSRVKMLARIDISERRKPQDGRIKTERDGREVELRVSTLPTAFGEKVVIRIFDPETLVQDIAQLGFEPDEKSAFESWIDQPHGLILVTGPTGSGKTTTLYSALKALAGPDVNVTTIEDPIEMVWDAFNQVQVQPKVGLDFAGALRHILRQDPDVIMVGEIRDPETAENAIQSALTGHLVLSTLHTNDALGAVARMRDLGVPSFLLAQSLLGVMAQRLLRRVCSHCAQETTLTPDELLALQAPLPLLPGGVRLLKGAGCVRCRGTGFAGRTGVFEIVTAAGELRDLIANEAPYSRMVEAARRAGMRTLREAAVRKLAQGLTAFDEVVRMTTV, from the coding sequence ATGAGCGGCGTGGGGGGCACTGCTCCGCAGAAGAGCCGGGATGACTTCACCACGCTGTTCGTGCTGGAGGCGCTCGTCGCCCAGGGGCTGCTGCAACCCCAGCAGGCGCAGGAGGTGCTGGCCCGCGAGGGCGCCGCGCGGGCCCGGGTGCTGAAGGCCCAGGGGGCCACTGGCGGCAAGGAGGCCGCCCGGTATGACGTGTCCCCGGTGGAAATCGTGGCGGCGTTCCAGGTGCCGCTGTCCAACGGCCGGGGCGTGCTGGACGAGGACCGCGTCACCGAGGCCGCCGCGCGCGCCGCCGGCATGACGTACCGGAAGATTGACCCGCTCAAGCTGGACATGGCGCTGGCCACGCGCACCGTGTCCAGGCCCTACGCCCAGAAGCACGTGCTGCTCCCGCTGGAGCGCACGCCGCAGGGGCGGTTGCTGGTGGCGGTGGCCAACCCCTTCGACCGCGAGCTCTTCGAGAGCTTCCACCGCCTCACGGGCCTGCCGGTGGAGCCCGTCCTCAGCGCGAAGGCGGACATCCTCAAGTCCATCAGCGACATCTACGGCTTCAAGAAGACGCTGGCGCGCGCCGCGGACGACTTCAGCGCCGCCGCCGGGGCGCAGGTCGCGAACTTCGAACAGCTCGTGTCGCTCAGCGGCACCCAGGAGCTGGAGGCGTCGGACCGGCCGGTGGTGCAGGCGGTGGACTACCTGCTGCGCTACGCCTTCGACAACCGCGCGTCGGATATCCACATCGAGCCCAAGCGCACCACCAGCGTCGTCCGGCTGCGCATCGACGGCGTGCTGCACCCGGTGCACACGCTGCCCGCGCCGGTGCACCCGCCCATCGTCTCGCGCGTGAAGATGCTGGCGCGCATCGACATCTCCGAGCGCCGCAAGCCGCAGGACGGCCGCATCAAGACGGAGCGCGACGGGCGCGAGGTGGAGCTCCGTGTCTCCACGCTGCCCACCGCGTTCGGTGAGAAGGTGGTCATCCGCATCTTCGACCCGGAGACGCTGGTGCAGGACATCGCCCAGCTCGGCTTCGAGCCCGACGAGAAGAGCGCCTTCGAGTCCTGGATTGACCAGCCGCACGGCCTCATCCTCGTCACCGGCCCCACGGGCAGCGGGAAGACGACGACGCTCTACTCCGCGCTCAAGGCGCTGGCCGGCCCCGACGTCAACGTCACCACGATTGAGGACCCCATCGAAATGGTGTGGGACGCCTTCAACCAGGTGCAGGTGCAGCCCAAGGTGGGGCTCGACTTCGCAGGGGCGCTGCGCCACATCCTCCGCCAGGACCCGGACGTCATCATGGTGGGCGAGATTCGCGACCCGGAGACGGCGGAGAACGCGATTCAGTCCGCGCTCACCGGCCACCTGGTGCTGTCCACGCTACACACCAATGACGCGCTGGGCGCGGTGGCGCGCATGCGGGACTTGGGCGTGCCGTCCTTCCTGCTGGCGCAGAGCCTCCTGGGCGTCATGGCCCAGCGCCTGCTGCGCCGGGTGTGCAGCCACTGCGCGCAGGAGACGACGCTGACGCCGGATGAGCTGCTCGCGCTCCAGGCGCCGCTGCCGCTGCTGCCGGGGGGCGTTCGCCTGCTCAAGGGCGCCGGGTGCGTGCGCTGCCGCGGCACCGGCTTCGCGGGCCGCACGGGCGTCTTTGAAATCGTCACCGCCGCGGGCGAGCTGAGGGACCTCATCGCCAACGAGGCGCCCTACTCGCGGATGGTGGAGGCGGCCCGGCGCGCGGGCATGCGGACGCTGCGCGAGGCGGCCGTGCGGAAGCTGGCCCAGGGCCTCACCGCCTTCGACGAGGTGGTGCGCATGACGACCGTCTGA
- a CDS encoding bifunctional metallophosphatase/5'-nucleotidase yields MRRLLLGLCCALASASCMPVLEGQDYNLEGQEVRLTLLHTSDIHSRLIPYDFTPLKTDVDLGTIPEAGPFGGATRMGALLKRERAQGERVLHVDSGDCFQGAPIFNLNTGEVEFKFLSEARLDAAVVGNHEFDAGLLNFTQMAQQHAMFPLLAANYFWDDWRANGNHQTALEVEPYTIRNVKGLRVAIIGMANISSLNSIVEGGNSLQVTPLEQNEVARAYVDLLRPVTDLIVLVSHLGLHEDQDVIQGYEAYYEYERAKAYVQRQKEPWEVLEWFGPEGDDKSVVRVRIPGVVGVDAVMGGHLHVVLNPPQLLTDPAGRKVVLAHSGAFAKYVGRLELVVKMPEVLGAGEGGEIISQDFRVFPMDALWCDDAMRRFRHDSNVFWEEGQFLRDERVRQAIEACRNQEDRMTTHLLQPYILGMDFNYQLTSIFSYAPRDVQRRNNSTGGDSPLGNIAADSMRKRRRVEAEMALTNSLGIRDNLYAGVVSQESMFNVFPFENTINIMYLSGKEMQELFDFVTERSAERGCVSQAQISGARFTMDCAQVQVNDLQIACDPALNGTDCPNQDRQGHAPWQCLVDQSNDSSVGRCYAHPGTDIQINGKPLDITGTYKIAVNDYIAKGGSGFNILKRNTTRIETGISLRDSLIGYMQGFCTCEDILAGNEMSKSGHYCGNLINGRWTVNEQVVGSCRAAADFKAALNKEVGSCACKDLLSLPSDAAERCGVPGLTAEDIQSQCNVPEGPYTGRCSCRDVLAGNNPICGTVTNQLRNFCENPTSVSIADAVEDSRIGRRVK; encoded by the coding sequence ATGCGTCGCCTCCTGCTCGGCCTCTGCTGCGCCCTGGCCTCTGCTTCGTGCATGCCGGTGTTGGAAGGCCAGGATTACAACCTCGAGGGGCAGGAGGTGCGTCTGACGCTCCTTCATACCTCGGACATTCACTCGCGCCTCATCCCCTATGACTTCACGCCGTTGAAGACGGACGTGGACCTGGGGACCATCCCGGAAGCGGGCCCCTTCGGTGGCGCCACGCGCATGGGCGCGCTGCTCAAGCGCGAGCGCGCCCAGGGCGAGCGCGTGCTGCACGTGGACTCGGGCGACTGCTTCCAGGGCGCGCCCATCTTCAACCTCAACACCGGCGAGGTGGAGTTCAAGTTCCTCTCCGAGGCGCGGCTCGACGCGGCCGTCGTGGGCAACCACGAGTTCGACGCGGGCCTGCTCAACTTCACCCAGATGGCGCAGCAGCACGCGATGTTCCCGCTGCTGGCGGCCAACTACTTCTGGGACGACTGGCGGGCGAACGGCAACCACCAGACGGCCCTGGAGGTGGAGCCGTACACCATCCGCAACGTGAAGGGCCTGCGGGTGGCCATCATCGGCATGGCCAACATCTCCTCGCTCAACTCCATCGTCGAAGGTGGCAACAGCCTCCAGGTGACGCCGCTGGAGCAGAACGAGGTGGCGCGCGCCTACGTGGATCTGCTGCGCCCCGTCACGGACCTCATCGTGCTGGTCAGCCACCTGGGCCTCCACGAGGACCAGGACGTCATCCAGGGCTACGAGGCCTATTACGAGTACGAGCGCGCCAAGGCCTACGTGCAGCGCCAGAAGGAGCCGTGGGAGGTCCTGGAGTGGTTCGGCCCCGAAGGCGACGACAAGTCCGTGGTGCGCGTGCGCATCCCTGGTGTGGTGGGCGTGGACGCGGTGATGGGCGGCCACCTGCACGTCGTGCTCAACCCGCCGCAGCTGCTCACCGACCCCGCGGGCCGCAAGGTGGTGCTCGCGCACTCCGGCGCGTTCGCCAAGTACGTGGGCCGGCTGGAGCTGGTGGTGAAGATGCCGGAGGTGCTCGGCGCCGGTGAGGGCGGCGAGATCATCAGCCAGGACTTCCGCGTGTTCCCCATGGACGCCCTGTGGTGCGACGACGCCATGCGCCGCTTCCGCCACGACTCCAACGTGTTCTGGGAGGAGGGCCAGTTCCTCCGCGACGAGCGCGTCCGTCAGGCCATCGAGGCGTGCCGGAACCAGGAGGACCGGATGACCACGCATCTGCTCCAGCCGTACATCCTGGGCATGGACTTCAACTACCAGTTGACGTCCATCTTCTCCTACGCGCCACGCGACGTGCAGCGCCGCAACAACTCCACGGGCGGTGACTCGCCGCTGGGCAACATCGCCGCGGACTCCATGCGCAAGCGTCGCCGCGTCGAGGCGGAGATGGCGCTCACCAACTCGCTGGGCATCCGCGACAACCTCTACGCGGGCGTGGTGAGCCAGGAGTCGATGTTCAACGTGTTCCCGTTCGAGAACACCATCAACATCATGTACCTCTCCGGCAAGGAGATGCAGGAGCTGTTCGACTTCGTCACCGAGCGCTCCGCGGAGCGCGGCTGCGTCAGCCAGGCGCAGATCTCCGGCGCCCGCTTCACCATGGACTGCGCCCAGGTGCAGGTGAACGACCTGCAGATCGCCTGCGACCCGGCGCTCAACGGCACGGACTGCCCCAACCAGGACCGCCAGGGCCACGCGCCGTGGCAGTGCCTGGTGGACCAGAGCAACGACTCCAGCGTGGGCCGCTGCTACGCCCACCCGGGCACCGACATCCAGATCAACGGCAAGCCGCTGGACATCACCGGCACGTACAAGATCGCCGTCAACGACTACATCGCCAAGGGCGGCTCGGGCTTCAACATCCTGAAGCGCAACACCACCCGCATCGAGACGGGCATCTCCCTGCGCGACTCGCTCATCGGCTACATGCAGGGCTTCTGCACCTGCGAGGACATCCTCGCGGGGAACGAGATGTCCAAGTCGGGCCACTACTGCGGCAACCTCATCAACGGCCGCTGGACGGTGAATGAGCAGGTGGTGGGCTCCTGCCGCGCCGCCGCCGACTTCAAGGCCGCGCTGAACAAGGAGGTGGGGAGCTGCGCCTGCAAGGACCTGCTGTCGCTCCCCTCGGACGCGGCGGAGCGCTGCGGCGTGCCGGGCCTGACGGCCGAGGACATCCAGAGCCAGTGCAACGTGCCGGAGGGCCCGTACACCGGCCGGTGCAGTTGCCGGGACGTGCTGGCGGGCAACAACCCCATCTGCGGCACGGTGACGAACCAGCTTCGGAATTTCTGTGAGAACCCCACCTCCGTGTCCATCGCGGACGCGGTGGAGGATTCCCGTATCGGCCGGAGGGTGAAGTAA
- a CDS encoding NUDIX hydrolase — protein sequence MRQRHSSVTDIEIIEDFSSTARCDEGFLRVRRLRCRNRRADGSSSPMYRVDVVDRPRLDAVAVLVYRRGASGLEVLTRMNLRPAAYFRKDNRDAMTVPDPASGYLRVEEIVAGLLEPEDKGEEGLRRRAAAEVHEEAGYAVKPEAIQLLGGAFFLAPGILSEKVFPAAVDVTDLAPEEPEGDGSPLEEGTLLQWRPVQDVLAACRRGDIPDAKTEVALTRLLALHP from the coding sequence ATGCGGCAGCGGCATTCCAGTGTGACTGACATCGAGATCATCGAGGATTTCTCGTCTACCGCGAGATGCGACGAGGGCTTTCTCCGGGTTCGGCGGCTGCGCTGCCGCAACCGGCGCGCGGATGGTTCTTCCTCTCCCATGTACCGGGTGGACGTGGTGGATCGCCCCCGCTTGGACGCGGTGGCGGTGCTCGTCTATCGCCGCGGCGCGTCAGGTCTTGAGGTCCTCACGCGGATGAACCTCCGGCCCGCGGCGTATTTCCGGAAGGACAACCGCGACGCGATGACCGTTCCAGACCCCGCGTCCGGCTACTTGCGCGTGGAAGAAATCGTCGCGGGACTGCTGGAGCCGGAGGACAAGGGCGAAGAAGGGCTGCGGCGGCGCGCCGCGGCGGAGGTCCACGAAGAGGCGGGCTACGCGGTGAAGCCGGAGGCCATCCAATTGTTGGGAGGCGCCTTCTTCCTGGCGCCGGGCATCCTGTCCGAAAAGGTGTTTCCCGCCGCGGTGGATGTCACGGACCTGGCACCGGAGGAGCCCGAGGGGGATGGCTCGCCGCTGGAGGAGGGCACGCTGCTGCAGTGGCGCCCCGTCCAGGACGTGCTGGCCGCGTGCCGGCGCGGTGACATCCCGGATGCGAAGACGGAGGTCGCGCTGACGCGGCTGCTCGCCCTCCATCCCTGA
- a CDS encoding MFS transporter yields MSSLPPWLAQFLPILILLGAIGLVLARLPKVELGHSEAFKRRRLFNWFPLGMTYAFLYMGRYNLNVATSAMGDRTSNADFGTIFAWGTAVYGVAFLLNGPLTDRLGGRKTILMSAAGSSLANVAMGGVVYAVLTHNWAPPGGLVATLSFLYAVNMYFQSFGAVSIVKVNAAWFHVRERGLLGGVFGILISLGVYFAYDWSRLIVKAAPTYWAFFVPAAVLAVFLVVDFFVIRDTPGHAGHPDFDTADASSGETGPQLGVGGVLKRMLTNRAIIIILCIEFCSGFMRNAIMQWYPKFAKATGLGETFVAANWGMLLCVAGITGGMFAGVISDRVFDSRRGPVSAVLYAGMSVGAVISIFVLENAALGWTVIFMSLCVIGVHGMLSGTASMDFGGKKNAGLAVGIIDGAVYAGTALQSILLGSILPTGDEAKLAANWGNWPYAMLPLSFLGLLLATQVWNARPQPKSTPVPATLPVPPAAPANRTGTGG; encoded by the coding sequence ATGTCGTCGCTGCCCCCCTGGCTGGCCCAGTTCCTGCCCATCCTCATCCTCCTGGGGGCCATCGGCCTCGTCCTCGCGCGCCTGCCCAAGGTGGAGCTGGGACACTCGGAGGCGTTCAAGCGCCGCCGGCTGTTCAACTGGTTCCCGTTGGGCATGACGTACGCGTTCCTCTACATGGGGCGCTACAACCTCAACGTGGCCACCAGCGCCATGGGGGACCGCACCTCCAACGCGGACTTCGGCACCATCTTCGCGTGGGGCACCGCCGTCTACGGCGTGGCCTTCCTGCTCAACGGCCCGCTGACGGACAGGCTCGGCGGCCGGAAGACCATCCTGATGTCGGCCGCGGGCTCGTCGCTGGCCAACGTGGCCATGGGCGGCGTGGTCTACGCGGTGCTGACGCACAACTGGGCGCCGCCGGGCGGCCTGGTGGCGACGCTGTCGTTCCTCTACGCCGTCAACATGTACTTCCAGAGCTTCGGCGCGGTCTCCATCGTCAAGGTGAACGCGGCCTGGTTCCACGTGCGCGAGCGCGGCCTGCTGGGCGGCGTGTTCGGCATCCTCATCTCGCTGGGCGTCTACTTCGCCTACGACTGGAGCCGGCTCATCGTGAAGGCCGCGCCCACGTACTGGGCCTTCTTCGTGCCCGCCGCCGTGCTCGCCGTGTTCCTGGTGGTGGACTTCTTCGTCATCCGCGACACGCCTGGCCACGCGGGGCACCCGGACTTCGACACGGCGGACGCGTCCTCTGGAGAGACGGGGCCTCAGCTCGGCGTGGGCGGCGTGCTCAAGCGCATGCTGACCAACCGCGCCATCATCATCATCCTCTGCATCGAGTTCTGCAGCGGCTTCATGCGCAACGCCATCATGCAGTGGTACCCCAAGTTCGCGAAGGCGACGGGGCTCGGTGAGACCTTCGTCGCGGCCAACTGGGGCATGCTGCTGTGCGTGGCGGGCATCACCGGCGGCATGTTCGCCGGCGTCATCAGCGACCGCGTCTTCGACTCGCGCCGCGGCCCCGTGTCCGCCGTGCTCTACGCCGGCATGTCGGTGGGCGCCGTCATCTCAATCTTCGTGCTGGAGAACGCCGCCCTGGGCTGGACGGTCATCTTCATGTCCCTGTGCGTCATCGGCGTGCACGGCATGCTGTCCGGCACGGCCAGCATGGACTTCGGCGGGAAGAAGAACGCCGGCCTCGCGGTGGGCATCATCGACGGCGCGGTGTACGCGGGCACGGCCCTGCAATCCATCCTGCTGGGCTCCATCCTGCCGACGGGCGACGAGGCGAAGCTCGCGGCCAACTGGGGCAACTGGCCCTACGCCATGCTGCCGCTGTCCTTCCTCGGGCTGCTGCTGGCCACCCAGGTGTGGAACGCCCGGCCCCAGCCGAAGTCCACGCCCGTGCCGGCCACCCTCCCGGTGCCGCCGGCGGCGCCCGCGAACCGGACTGGGACTGGCGGGTGA
- the pdhA gene encoding pyruvate dehydrogenase (acetyl-transferring) E1 component subunit alpha, giving the protein MASSYSKELLLDMYRKMYLIRRFEERAGQQYTLGKIAGFCHLYIGQEAVAVGPAEALRPDDYMLSAYRDHGQPLARGSDAGMVMAELMGRGTGYSKGKGGSMHIFDIEHHFYGGYGIVGGQIPLAAGMAFASRYRNEDRVTVCYFGDAAANQGSFHETLNMASKWKLPVIYICENNRYGMGTAISRTSAVPEIYKRASAYDMRGEPVDGMDVLTMYEAVKDAAEYCRAGKGPVLLEANTYRFRGHSMADPATYRTKQEVEAERKGDPIPKLRAYMQKHGMAEDSVFETIEEEVKALVDQAVKFADESPEPSLDELWRDTIVEEGEEDVRPRERVLGQKVNWPKYPSGQELKVTWDLEPREQAEAADKKAGLIR; this is encoded by the coding sequence GTGGCCAGCTCGTACTCGAAAGAACTGCTGTTGGACATGTACCGGAAGATGTACCTCATCCGTCGCTTCGAGGAGCGCGCGGGTCAGCAGTACACGCTGGGGAAGATCGCCGGGTTCTGCCACCTCTACATCGGCCAGGAGGCCGTGGCGGTGGGACCCGCGGAGGCCCTGCGTCCGGATGACTACATGCTCAGTGCGTACCGTGACCACGGCCAGCCGTTGGCCCGTGGCAGCGACGCGGGCATGGTCATGGCCGAGCTGATGGGCCGGGGCACCGGCTACAGCAAGGGCAAGGGCGGCTCGATGCACATCTTCGACATCGAGCATCACTTCTACGGCGGCTACGGCATCGTCGGCGGCCAGATTCCCCTGGCGGCGGGCATGGCCTTCGCCAGCCGCTATCGCAACGAGGACCGCGTCACGGTCTGCTACTTCGGTGACGCGGCCGCCAACCAGGGCTCCTTCCACGAGACGCTCAACATGGCGTCCAAGTGGAAGCTCCCGGTCATCTACATCTGCGAGAACAACCGCTACGGCATGGGCACGGCCATCTCCCGCACGTCGGCGGTGCCGGAGATCTACAAGCGCGCCAGCGCCTATGACATGCGCGGCGAGCCGGTGGACGGCATGGACGTGTTGACCATGTACGAGGCCGTCAAGGACGCCGCCGAGTACTGTCGCGCCGGCAAGGGCCCCGTGCTGCTGGAGGCGAACACGTACCGCTTCCGCGGCCACTCCATGGCGGACCCCGCCACCTACCGCACCAAGCAGGAGGTGGAGGCGGAGCGCAAGGGCGACCCGATTCCGAAGCTGCGCGCCTACATGCAGAAGCACGGCATGGCCGAGGACTCGGTGTTCGAGACCATCGAGGAAGAGGTCAAGGCGCTGGTGGACCAGGCCGTGAAGTTCGCCGACGAGTCGCCCGAGCCCAGCCTGGACGAGCTGTGGCGCGACACCATCGTGGAGGAGGGCGAGGAGGACGTGCGCCCCCGCGAGCGCGTGCTGGGCCAGAAGGTGAACTGGCCCAAGTACCCCAGTGGCCAGGAGCTGAAGGTGACGTGGGACCTGGAGCCGCGCGAGCAGGCCGAGGCGGCCGACAAGAAGGCGGGCCTCATCCGCTAG
- a CDS encoding pyruvate dehydrogenase complex E1 component subunit beta, producing MSTNPYFNFESEPTMPELMYREALNQALAEEMERDANVYLIGEEVGRYNGAFKVSQGLLDKFGSARIIDAPIAELGFTGLSVGAAMVGLRPVVEMMTWNFAILAMDQIVNNAAKLRHMSGGQLRCPIVFRGPGGAGGRLSSQHSQALEANYAHFPGLKVIAPATPADAKGMLKAAIRDDNPVVMFEGERLYAIKGEVPEGEHVVPLGKADVKREGTDVTIITWSRMYYFCMQAAEELAKEGISVEVLDLRTLRPLDEEAILASVRKTNRAVIVEEGWVLAGVGASVVDIIQSKAFDDLDAPVERVTGLDVNMSYAANLENATQPDAPKIIAAVKKVLYREGA from the coding sequence CTGTCTACCAACCCTTATTTCAATTTCGAGTCGGAGCCGACGATGCCCGAGTTGATGTACCGCGAGGCGCTGAACCAGGCGCTCGCCGAGGAAATGGAGCGCGACGCCAACGTCTATCTGATTGGCGAGGAAGTGGGCCGCTACAACGGCGCCTTCAAGGTGTCGCAGGGACTGCTCGACAAGTTCGGGAGCGCGCGCATCATCGACGCGCCCATCGCCGAGCTGGGCTTCACGGGCCTCAGCGTGGGCGCGGCCATGGTGGGCTTGCGCCCCGTGGTGGAGATGATGACCTGGAACTTCGCGATTCTCGCGATGGACCAGATTGTCAACAACGCCGCCAAGCTGCGGCACATGTCCGGTGGCCAGCTCCGCTGCCCCATCGTGTTCCGCGGACCGGGCGGCGCCGGCGGCCGGCTGTCCAGCCAGCACAGCCAGGCGCTGGAGGCCAACTACGCGCACTTCCCGGGCCTGAAGGTGATTGCGCCCGCCACGCCGGCGGACGCCAAGGGCATGCTCAAGGCGGCCATCCGGGATGACAACCCGGTGGTCATGTTCGAGGGCGAGCGGCTCTACGCCATCAAGGGCGAGGTGCCGGAAGGCGAGCACGTCGTGCCGCTGGGCAAGGCGGACGTGAAGCGCGAGGGCACGGACGTCACCATCATCACCTGGAGCCGCATGTATTACTTCTGCATGCAGGCGGCCGAGGAGTTGGCGAAGGAGGGCATCAGCGTGGAGGTCCTGGACCTGCGCACGCTGCGGCCCCTGGACGAGGAGGCCATCCTGGCGAGCGTGCGCAAGACGAACCGCGCCGTCATCGTGGAGGAGGGCTGGGTGCTCGCCGGCGTGGGCGCCTCCGTGGTGGACATCATCCAGTCCAAGGCGTTCGACGACCTGGACGCGCCGGTGGAGCGCGTCACGGGCCTGGACGTCAACATGTCCTATGCCGCGAACCTGGAGAACGCGACGCAGCCGGACGCACCGAAGATCATCGCCGCGGTGAAGAAGGTGCTGTACCGCGAGGGAGCCTGA
- a CDS encoding pyruvate dehydrogenase complex dihydrolipoamide acetyltransferase, with product MAIPIQMPSLSPTMTEGKIVKWLKKQGDKVSSGEAVAEVETDKSNLEIEAYDDGYLLQVLVGEGEMAKVGAPIAYLGAQGEKVDAAKQAAPAATPPEQKPQPAPEAAAPKAEPKPTSSGGGDNRIAIQMPSLSPTMTEGKIVKWLKKQGDKVSSGEAVAEVETDKSNLEIEAYDDGTLEEIVVGENQMAKVGAPIAYLAGKGAKAAPAAKPAASAPAPVPAKPQAAPAPAPTPAPAAAKPAAAPAQAGGRRVRASPVAKKIAREKGLDLAQVSGSGPSGRVVKRDIEAALSRGPAAAPAAAAKKAPAAQPALGVRPEPTVVPLTSMRKVIAQRMTEVKPGVPHFYLTIEVDMEAASKVREEAKAMDLKVSVNDLIVKAVAMAVRRYPKINVSLQGDQVVQFHSVDVGIAVALEEGLITPVLRDADQKGLQAIASGVRELAERARKRALKPEEYTGGSITVSNLGMYGIDQFVAVINPPQASILAVGAVTEKAVVRDGQLAVRKVMTATLSCDHRVIDGAIGAEFLRELRGLLEHPTRLLF from the coding sequence ATGGCCATTCCCATCCAGATGCCGAGCCTGTCCCCGACGATGACGGAGGGGAAGATCGTCAAGTGGCTCAAGAAGCAGGGGGACAAGGTGTCCTCCGGCGAGGCCGTGGCCGAGGTGGAGACGGACAAGTCCAACCTCGAAATCGAGGCCTACGACGACGGCTACCTGCTGCAGGTGCTCGTCGGCGAGGGCGAGATGGCCAAGGTGGGCGCGCCCATCGCCTATCTCGGCGCCCAGGGCGAGAAGGTGGACGCAGCCAAGCAGGCCGCGCCCGCCGCCACGCCGCCCGAGCAGAAGCCGCAGCCCGCGCCCGAGGCCGCCGCGCCCAAGGCCGAGCCGAAGCCGACGTCGTCCGGTGGCGGTGACAACCGCATCGCCATCCAGATGCCGAGCCTGTCCCCGACGATGACGGAGGGGAAGATCGTCAAGTGGCTCAAGAAGCAGGGGGACAAGGTGTCCTCCGGCGAGGCCGTGGCCGAGGTGGAGACGGACAAGTCCAACCTCGAGATCGAGGCCTACGACGACGGCACCCTGGAGGAGATCGTCGTCGGCGAGAACCAGATGGCGAAGGTGGGCGCGCCCATCGCGTACCTCGCGGGCAAGGGCGCCAAGGCGGCTCCGGCGGCGAAGCCCGCGGCTTCCGCTCCGGCTCCGGTTCCGGCGAAGCCGCAGGCTGCGCCCGCTCCGGCGCCCACGCCTGCTCCTGCCGCCGCGAAGCCCGCGGCGGCGCCGGCCCAGGCCGGTGGCCGTCGTGTCCGCGCCAGCCCGGTGGCGAAGAAGATCGCGCGTGAGAAGGGCCTGGACCTCGCCCAGGTGAGCGGCTCCGGTCCGTCCGGCCGCGTGGTGAAGCGCGACATCGAGGCGGCGCTTTCGCGTGGACCCGCGGCGGCGCCGGCGGCCGCGGCGAAGAAGGCTCCGGCCGCGCAGCCGGCTCTGGGCGTGCGTCCCGAGCCGACGGTGGTGCCCCTCACGTCCATGCGCAAGGTCATCGCGCAGCGGATGACGGAGGTGAAGCCCGGCGTGCCCCACTTCTACCTCACCATCGAGGTGGACATGGAGGCGGCGTCGAAGGTGCGCGAGGAGGCGAAGGCGATGGACCTCAAGGTCTCCGTCAACGACCTCATCGTGAAGGCCGTGGCCATGGCGGTGCGCCGCTACCCGAAGATCAACGTCTCGCTGCAGGGCGACCAGGTCGTCCAGTTCCACAGCGTGGACGTGGGCATCGCGGTGGCGCTGGAGGAGGGCCTCATCACCCCCGTCCTCCGGGACGCGGACCAGAAGGGGCTTCAGGCCATCGCCTCGGGCGTGCGGGAGCTGGCCGAGCGCGCCCGCAAGCGCGCGCTCAAGCCGGAGGAGTACACCGGCGGCTCCATCACCGTCAGCAACCTGGGCATGTACGGCATCGACCAGTTCGTCGCCGTCATCAACCCGCCGCAGGCCTCCATCCTCGCGGTGGGCGCCGTCACGGAGAAGGCGGTGGTGCGTGACGGTCAGCTCGCGGTCCGGAAGGTGATGACGGCCACGCTGTCGTGCGACCACCGCGTCATCGACGGGGCCATTGGCGCCGAGTTCCTGCGCGAGCTGCGCGGGCTGCTCGAGCACCCCACGCGGCTGCTGTTCTAG
- a CDS encoding DUF2795 domain-containing protein, which produces MTRERLAQGVSELESRVGQPLPLAESLHKALEGAVYPLSARQLTWVARENEAPALVLSLLGSLPRSSFGSVDAVARALDGDLDATAPQPSASSR; this is translated from the coding sequence ATGACACGCGAACGGCTTGCCCAGGGTGTGTCGGAGTTGGAGTCACGCGTAGGCCAGCCGCTGCCCCTCGCGGAATCGCTGCACAAGGCGCTCGAAGGCGCCGTCTATCCGCTGTCCGCGCGACAGTTGACCTGGGTGGCCCGTGAGAACGAGGCCCCCGCCCTGGTGCTCTCGCTCCTGGGCTCGCTTCCCCGGTCGAGCTTCGGCTCCGTGGACGCGGTGGCCCGGGCCCTGGATGGTGACCTGGACGCCACGGCGCCGCAACCGTCGGCGTCTTCGCGCTGA